The DNA segment GCGCACCGGGGCGCTGCACCTGCTGGGCCGCCAGGACGTCACCCTGGGCGTGTTGCCTATGGGTACGGCCAACAACGTGGCGCGTGCCCTGAATCTTTTCGGTGACCCCCTGGCGGTGGCCCGGCGTTTTGGGCAGGCCCGGCCCATGCCATTCGATGTGGGCCGCATCCGGGGCCCCTGGGGCGAGGACCACTTTCTGGAAGCCTGCGGCTGTGGGCTGTTCGCCGACATTCTGGACGATTACGGGCCCCATCTGGCCAAGAGCCCGGTGCGCGCGCTGGGCTCGACCCTGGAAGCCTTTGCCATGCACCAGCCGCTGGGCCTGCATGTGACCGTGGACGGCCGCCCGCTGCCCAGCCCACCTGTGGCGGTGCTGGAGGTGATGAACACGCCCAGCACCGGCAATGGCTTGCACCTGGCCCCGGGGGCCCGGGTGGACGACGGCCTGCTGAATCTGGTGCGCGTGGACGGCCTGCGGCGCGCACCCATGCTCACCTATGCCCAGGCCATGCGCCGGGGCACCTTTCACCAGCTGCCCAGCGTGCATTCGGCGGTCGGGCGCCGCTTCGTGATTGCGGATCAGGGACAAGTGTGGCACCTCGATACCGAACTCCGCCGGAGCACAGCGCCCGGCGGAGTGGTGGAGGTCGAAGTTGTGGCCGGGGCGCTGCAGGTGCTCAGTTCCGCACAGGGGTAGGCCAGGACCTTACCCGCACTTGCTGTAGCCGCAGGCTTGGCACTTCAGGCAGCCTTCCTCGCGGATTACGGCCTTTTCCTCGCACACCGGGCAGCGCTCGCGGGCCATGCTGTCCACGCTGACGCCCGTGGGGACGCTGCTCACGGCCACCGCGTCGGTGCTGCCGCCGGCCAGGGGCGGCAGCTGCGCGGCTTCCAGGTCCTTCTGGAAGGTTTCCAGGGCCACGGCGATCAGGTCCGCCTTGCTGCCCACCAGGCGCCCGTTGTAGCTGCCGTACAGGCCACCGTTGATGCCGCGCAGGGTCTTGATGATCGCCTGGGCCGGCACCCCATGCTGCAGGGCAATGGACACCACGCGGCCCAGCGCCTCGCTGTCGGCGTTGGCCTCGTCGCCCGCGCGGCCGGAAATCACCATGACTTCCACTGGCTTGCCGTTCAGCTGGTTCACCGTCACCAGGAACGAGCGGCGGTGCCCGCTGGTGGGGTCGGTCAGTTTGACCATGTCGGTGATGCCGCTAAGGCGCGTGGGGCGCTCGTACTGGGGCTTGCTGGGCGTCACGGGTTTCACCCCCTGGGCAGGTGCGGCGGGCTGGGGCGTGGGGGCGGCGGCAGCGGGCGCGGGTGGCTCGCCCTGCTCGCCCATCACTTCGGCGGCGGCCTGGGCGGGCTGCTCGGCCGTGTCCTTCTTCTTCTTGCTGGTGGACAGCACCTGGAACTGCCGCGAGCCGTCGCGGTACACCGTGATGCCCTTGCAGCCGGTCCGGTAGGCCTCGCTGTAGGCGTCCTGCACGTCCTGCACCGTGGCCTCGTTGGGCAGGTTGATGGTCTTGGACAGGCTGTTGGCGGCGTAGCCTTCGGCGTCAAAGGCGCGCTGCACGGCGCCCTGCATCCGCACATGGTCTACGGGCTTGATGTCGTGGGCGCACACAAACACCTGCTGCAAGGCTTCGGGGATGAAGGGCAGGCCCACCACCGAGCCGTGGTTCTCGCTGACGGCTTCGGTGACCTTGTCCCAGTCCCACTTGCCGTCTT comes from the Deinococcus aquaedulcis genome and includes:
- a CDS encoding diacylglycerol/lipid kinase family protein, with protein sequence MYNPRAGSSHRAPPAALCRALHDAGFAVTLHVTRHTEELGTLLGQTSGTIFLAGGDGTLRTGALHLLGRQDVTLGVLPMGTANNVARALNLFGDPLAVARRFGQARPMPFDVGRIRGPWGEDHFLEACGCGLFADILDDYGPHLAKSPVRALGSTLEAFAMHQPLGLHVTVDGRPLPSPPVAVLEVMNTPSTGNGLHLAPGARVDDGLLNLVRVDGLRRAPMLTYAQAMRRGTFHQLPSVHSAVGRRFVIADQGQVWHLDTELRRSTAPGGVVEVEVVAGALQVLSSAQG